Proteins encoded in a region of the Lycorma delicatula isolate Av1 chromosome 6, ASM4794821v1, whole genome shotgun sequence genome:
- the LOC142326533 gene encoding cytosol aminopeptidase-like has translation MIVEQLLSNFNNNIFKLMVKNNSYSWVEICMSNIKTAMSTYSKFVYSIKALVSICTDKNLSITNRCYSHADLPCPGTPSGLVLGLQVYDNDFAGQQMKFFPSGAKFNDKIQGRLMEILRIGALPPPRLGEVRVIYGVDFMFPAVAVCGVGSECLTYNPSECIDERKEAIRLGIGAGVRALQFHSFRTLYIDSCNHAESAAEGAALAVWLYQELRHSSQQKSLPRLELYDNCDYSGWRIGLEKASAQNLARRLQETPRNLLTPTNFAQTAVEILSKVGICVDVKMKNWARLRNLNAFLTVAKGSCEPPVFLETLYEGCDPDICPIVMIGKGTTFNTGGLCVKTYKDAEHMRGDMSGAACIVATLKAVAALQLPVNIRALIPLCENSLGATSYKPGDICASLNNKTILIEDTECEGILMFADALNYAENFKPKFILAIGTMTPDMERGLGSAAVGVYSNSESLYETLRVASIHTGDRVWRLPMWKYFTEYATDVSVSDLTNQKAPKHIGGPSKIVGFLREFLPDDVDWIHIDNTGVAMTSGDVYTYLREGMSGRPTRTLIEFIAQLACQIETKTK, from the coding sequence ATGATTGTTGAACAGTTACTTAGCAActtcaataacaatatttttaaactgatggttaaaaataattcttacagtTGGGTTGAAATTTGTATGTCTAATATTAAAACCGCAATGTCCacatattcaaaatttgtttattcaataaaAGCATTGGTGAGTATTTGTACTGATAAAAATTTGAGTATTACAAATCGTTGTTATAGTCATGCTGATTTACCTTGCCCAGGTACACCAAGCGGCTTGGTTTTAGGATTGCAAGTGTATGATAATGATTTTGCTGGACAACAAATGAAGTTTTTTCCTTCAGGTGCAAAATTCAATGACAAAATACAAGGAAGACTGATGGAAATTCTGAGGATTGGTGCATTACCCCCACCAAGACTTGGTGAAGTCAGAGTTATATATGGAGTAGATTTTATGTTTCCTGCTGTAGCTGTTTGTGGTGTTGGAAGTGAATGCCTAACCTACAATCCTAGTGAATGTATTGATGAAAGGAAAGAAGCAATAAGATTAGGAATCGGTGCTGGAGTTCGAGCTCTACAATTTCATTCATTTCGGACACTCTATATTGATTCTTGCAACCATGCAGAATCAGCTGCTGAAGGTGCTGCCCTAGCTGTTTGGTTATATCAAGAATTGCGTCATAGCTCACAGCAAAAATCCTTACCAAGATTAGAATTATATGACAACTGTGATTATTCTGGTTGGCGAATTGGGTTAGAAAAAGCTTCTGCTCAGAATCTTGCACGCCGGTTGCAAGAAACACCTCGCAATTTACTCACGCCAACTAATTTTGCTCAGACTGCAGTAGAAATCCTTTCTAAAGTTGGAATTTGTGTtgatgttaaaatgaaaaattgggCCAGATTGAGAAATTTAAATGCATTTCTTACAGTGGCAAAAGGATCTTGTGAACCACCAGTTTTTTTAGAAACACTTTATGAAGGCTGTGATCCAGATATATGTCCAATAGTAATGATTGGAAAAGGCACTACATTTAATACCGGTGGATTATGtgtaaaaacatataaagatGCAGAACATATGAGAGGTGATATGTCAGGTGCAGCATGTATTGTAGCTACATTAAAAGCTGTTGCTGCACTACAACTACCTGTCAACATTCGAGCTTTAATTCCACTTTGTGAAAATTCACTTGGTGCTACATCATACAAGCCTGGTGATATATGTGCATCtctgaataataaaacaattcttattGAAGATACAGAGTGTGAAGGTATTTTAATGTTTGCTGATGCTCTAAATTATGCggaaaattttaaaccaaaatttatattGGCTATAGGAACAATGACGCCGGATATGGAACGAGGTTTAGGATCTGCTGCAGTAGGTGTTTATTCCAACTCTGAATCGCTTTATGAAACTCTGCGAGTTGCAAGTATACATACAGGAGATCGAGTATGGAGATTACCCATGTGGAAATATTTTACTGAGTATGCAACAGATGTTTCAGTGTCTGATCTCACAAATCAAAAAGCACCAAAACACATTGGTGGTCCTTCAAAAATTGTTGGATTCTTAAGAGAATTTCTTCCTGATGATGTAGATTGGATTCATATTGATAATACTGGAGTAGCCATGACTTCAGGTGATGTATATACGTACCTTAGAGAAGGTATGTCAGGAAGACCAACAAGaacattaattgaatttattgcaCAATTAGCATGTCAAattgaaactaaaacaaaataa
- the LOC142326674 gene encoding myosin-2 essential light chain-like has product MGSFSEDQLAKFQEAFHLFGNKDDNTIYVSQIGDVLRALGQNPTESDVIKLAHRHKPDERISFKAFLLIYQTISETKRGYRTDYFIEGLRHFDKDGNGFISSAELRHLLTTLGEKMTDEEVEILLAGREDSHGNVNYEDFINMILSG; this is encoded by the coding sequence atgggATCCTTTTCAGAAGACCAACTGGCCAAATTTCAAGAAGCATTCCATTTATTTGGAAATAAAGATGATAATACAATTTATGTATCACAAATAGGTGATGTACTGCGAGCTTTAGGGCAGAATCCAACAGAATCAGATGTCATAAAGCTTGCTCATCGGCATAAGCCAGAtgaaagaataagttttaaagcATTTCTACTTATCTATCAAACTATATCAGAGACGAAAAGAGGTTATAGAACCGATTATTTTATCGAAGGCTTACGTCATTTTGATAAAGATGGTAATGGGTTTATATCATCAGCAGAACTGAGACACTTGTTGACGACATTGGGAGAGAAAATGACTGATGAGGAAGTGGAGATTTTGCTGGCTGGTCGGGAAGACTCCCATGGAAATGTCAACTATGAGGATTTTATCAACATGATACTATCAGGGTGA